The Candidatus Methanoplasma cognatum genome contains a region encoding:
- a CDS encoding PAC2 family protein encodes MTEMKIIRYSEQKYDNPTAIVGLPGIGLVGSILTSFAIRELDMEVVAAITSPDFPPYTLIQNGNPYPPVRVYGCRRENTSADCGDLVIVTSEITLRPEQYYDLNATLMGLFKEMGITSVIALEGIPQFEENMNIFACGSSAASKERIEGLGLKMLNDGLVRGLTGVMLYEAFYSNMDVIAMLCPANPALPDPRSAARILEPLSKIMPELAIDAEPLYKEAEEIESKIKQQQEYGYDVAPKDIQQLYG; translated from the coding sequence ATGACGGAGATGAAGATAATAAGGTACTCCGAACAAAAGTACGATAACCCCACCGCGATAGTGGGTCTGCCGGGGATAGGTCTTGTCGGTTCGATACTCACAAGCTTTGCGATCAGGGAGCTGGACATGGAGGTTGTGGCGGCGATCACATCCCCGGATTTCCCTCCGTACACACTGATCCAGAACGGGAATCCGTATCCGCCGGTAAGAGTGTACGGGTGCAGGAGGGAGAATACTTCGGCCGACTGCGGAGACCTGGTCATCGTGACCTCCGAGATCACGCTCAGGCCGGAACAGTACTACGACCTTAACGCGACCCTTATGGGTCTGTTCAAAGAGATGGGCATAACCAGCGTGATAGCGCTTGAGGGGATACCGCAGTTCGAAGAGAATATGAACATATTCGCCTGCGGGTCGTCGGCGGCCTCCAAAGAAAGGATAGAAGGGCTCGGGCTGAAGATGCTGAACGATGGATTAGTGAGAGGATTGACCGGAGTCATGCTCTACGAGGCGTTCTATTCGAACATGGACGTCATCGCCATGCTGTGTCCCGCCAATCCCGCGTTGCCGGACCCCAGATCGGCGGCGAGGATACTTGAGCCCCTTTCCAAGATCATGCCGGAGCTAGCGATAGATGCGGAACCGCTGTACAAAGAGGCGGAAGAGATCGAGAGCAAGATCAAACAGCAGCAGGAATACGGGTATGACGTTGCGCCCAAGGATATCCAGCAACTTTACGGGTGA
- a CDS encoding pyruvoyl-dependent arginine decarboxylase encodes MQLIPTKYFVTSGKAASGISGLNAFDRALMSAGICEQNLVAVSSVIPDGAVMIDRVEIPMGAVTHCVMSQMRGRGEEVISAGIAYARRKDGKGGYVAEGHLHGSGKSLRIELEKRVEEMSKVREAAFEETHFLIEEMEVPEGMYGCCLAALVFTEYR; translated from the coding sequence TTGCAACTTATCCCGACCAAATATTTCGTCACGTCCGGAAAGGCGGCGAGCGGTATATCCGGCCTCAACGCATTCGACCGGGCGCTAATGTCCGCCGGTATCTGCGAGCAGAATCTGGTCGCCGTATCGTCGGTGATACCGGATGGTGCGGTGATGATCGATCGTGTTGAGATACCGATGGGTGCGGTCACCCACTGCGTAATGTCCCAGATGAGGGGAAGGGGCGAAGAGGTCATTTCGGCGGGCATCGCCTACGCCCGCAGGAAGGACGGAAAGGGAGGATACGTCGCGGAAGGGCACCTGCACGGATCCGGGAAGAGCCTGAGGATAGAACTGGAAAAGAGGGTCGAAGAGATGTCGAAGGTCCGTGAAGCGGCTTTTGAAGAGACCCATTTTTTAATAGAAGAGATGGAGGTCCCGGAAGGCATGTACGGATGCTGTCTGGCGGCGCTTGTCTTCACAGAGTACAGATGA
- a CDS encoding insulinase family protein, whose product MSGKNIFFEKTSGGIPVLIEKIPGCESAGYMVGVRTGSRDESENVMGISHLLEHVVFRETKNRSSYQMAKEMEGAGGEMNAFTGKEMTAFYGVTIKETKDVAKDTVSDVVVNPLINENDVELEKKIVIQELSMIENEPETYIHDVFSANIWRGHPLSQDEGGTVEIVKGLSSEDLREYYEERYGIPNISVFAAGAVEMKEVLSWAEEKFDGLSGKKKIERERPAAPKTGYSFRKNNSEHYHVAMGFPAYDPDHKDRAPLTLLSAVLGSGMSSRLFQEVREKKALVYSIYNMVEQRSDAGALCTCMSSTDGNVIESMETTAKVYRDVRDNGFGKGELERTKNLIKGALVRSMESTEHRMYMLGRDFLLNGKYLSLSDRLKAISGVTEEDVMRVASDVIRGSTLNVSVLGRKNKEIEKFNNSDLDL is encoded by the coding sequence ATGAGCGGGAAGAACATTTTTTTTGAGAAGACCTCAGGTGGGATACCTGTGCTTATTGAGAAGATCCCCGGGTGCGAGAGCGCGGGATATATGGTGGGAGTGCGCACCGGTTCCAGGGACGAGTCCGAAAATGTGATGGGCATATCGCACCTTTTGGAGCATGTTGTGTTCAGAGAGACAAAGAACAGGTCGTCCTATCAAATGGCGAAGGAGATGGAAGGCGCCGGCGGCGAGATGAACGCGTTCACGGGAAAAGAGATGACCGCCTTCTACGGAGTGACGATAAAGGAGACGAAGGATGTCGCCAAGGATACGGTCTCCGATGTGGTGGTCAATCCCCTCATCAACGAAAATGACGTCGAACTCGAGAAGAAGATCGTCATCCAGGAACTGAGCATGATCGAGAACGAACCGGAAACGTATATCCACGACGTCTTCTCGGCGAACATATGGAGGGGCCACCCCCTGTCTCAGGACGAAGGAGGTACCGTCGAGATAGTGAAAGGGTTATCTTCCGAGGACCTCAGGGAGTATTATGAAGAAAGGTACGGCATACCGAACATCTCGGTATTCGCCGCCGGCGCAGTCGAGATGAAGGAGGTCCTCTCGTGGGCGGAGGAGAAGTTCGACGGTCTTTCCGGCAAAAAGAAGATAGAAAGAGAAAGGCCGGCCGCCCCGAAGACGGGATACAGTTTCAGGAAGAACAATTCTGAGCACTATCATGTTGCGATGGGGTTCCCCGCCTATGACCCAGACCATAAGGACAGGGCGCCGCTTACGCTGCTTAGCGCGGTCCTGGGCTCCGGGATGAGCTCAAGGCTGTTCCAGGAGGTCAGAGAGAAGAAGGCGCTCGTTTACTCCATATACAACATGGTGGAACAGCGTTCCGACGCCGGAGCGCTGTGCACATGCATGTCATCCACCGACGGAAATGTGATCGAGAGCATGGAGACGACCGCGAAGGTCTACAGGGATGTGAGGGACAATGGATTCGGGAAAGGGGAGCTGGAGAGAACGAAGAACCTGATCAAAGGCGCGCTGGTGAGGTCCATGGAATCGACCGAACACCGTATGTATATGCTTGGAAGGGATTTCCTGCTCAACGGTAAGTACCTTTCCCTCAGCGACCGTCTGAAAGCTATATCCGGTGTAACGGAGGAGGACGTGATGAGGGTCGCTTCGGACGTCATCAGAGGCTCAACTCTGAACGTCTCCGTGCTGGGAAGGAAGAATAAGGAGATCGAGAAGTTCAATAACTCGGATCTGGATCTCTGA